The DNA window AAGTACAGGAGCATTTAATAATCCAACGAGAGGAGTGCTTACTTCTAGATTTGGGCCTAGATGGGGAAAAACTCATAGAGGCGTTGATATAGCTGCTAAAACAGGAACTCCTGTAAAAGCAGTAACTACAGGAATCGTTATTTTTTCTGGATGGAAGGGTAATTATGGAAACTGTGTGATCATTAATAATGGAAACGGCATACAGACTTTATATGCCCATAACAATAAGCTTTTAGTGAAAAAGGGAGAGAAAGTTACAAAAGGACAAGTCATTTCCTTAGTAGGAAGTACTGGAAATACTACAGGACCACATGTTCATTTTGAAGTAAAGAAAAATGGAGTTCTTGTGAATCCATTGAAATATGTAAAATATTAAGACCTAAGCTTTTAAGCTTAGGTCTTAATATTTTACCCTTTATAATTTCTAGGAGATACCCCTGTAATTTTTTTAAATACTCTACTAAAATAATTAGGATCACTATAGCCAATTTTTTTATAGATTTCTTTTATTGGAATGTCATCTAGAAGCATTTTTTTTGCTTTTTCAATCCTTATTTCTGTTAGAAATTCAATGAAATTAGCTCCGGTTTCTTGTTTGAATAATTTACTAAGATAATAACTGCTGATGGCAAATTGATAGGATAAATCTTCTAGTTTTAGATCAAGATGATAATTTTTGAGGATATACTCCTTAATAGCATGAATAATTTGACTGTTTTTGCTTTTGTAATCATCCATGTAGTTTTTCACTTCTTGGGAGATGGATTTTTTTATGATAGAACTATTTTTTTTATCCTTTACAAGCTGTATGCTGTTTTCAAAATATATTTTTTCTTTTTCTGTATAAGCACCATATTGTAAACAGTTTAATATTTGCAATGTTTCAAAATAGAAGGCTGTGTGATCTTCAAATTCTTTTTTAGTAATAATTTCAATGATTTTTTCAAATTCTACAAGATATTTTTCGTTAGAATGTACGATTTCATGACATATTTTGAATCTTTCTATTAAAGAGTAATCATTATTTTTTGCTGCTTTTATGGAAAGATTTTTTCTTACTTTAAGGATACTCCCTTTAAGATTTTCAATTTGTTGATTTTGTACAAAGGAATAGTTTATGTTTATATTTTTATTTCTTCTAAAATTTAAATATATTTCTTGTAAATTTTCTTCTACATCCATTTTTTCAAAATCAAATTTTTCAATAAGGATATATAGAATATGATGATAAGAAGATAAGATACATTCATTTCTTTTTTTTAATAATTTATAGGAAGTATCATATAACTCTCTTAAATCTGTAGGATTGGTTATATTTTTAATATGAATACCTATTAAAAAATAATTTTCAAAATTAAATTCTAAGAGGTGAGTAGTCTCTACAATTTCCTTTATTCTTTTTATATTTTCTTCTAAGATGATAGAAATAAATCTTTCTTGCATGACGGATTTTATACCGATAAGATTCTCTTTTAATCTTAATTTTTCTTTTCTATCTTCTTTTTCTTTTTCAATTACTTCTTTGATTTCTGAAAGAAGTGCAATAAGCTTTTTTCGGCGAACAGGTTTTAAAAGATAATCATAAACATCTAATGAAAGGCTTTCTTTTGCATAGGAAAAACAATCATATGCGGAAAGAATAATGATTTTAACGTCTTTTTGTCTATTTCTTATTTCTCTAGCTGCTTGTATACCATCGATGCCAGGCATTTTGATATCTAAGAATATAATATCAGGCCGGTATTCTTCTGCGTATTCAATGGCTTCTCTTCCGTTTTTTGCTTCAGCTACAATTTCTATATCATCAAAGTTTTTCGTAATGATAGCACGAACCCCTTGTCTTTCAACAGGTTCATCATCTGCAATTAATATTTTTATCATTTTTATTCCACCTTTGGGATAATTATTTTGATCATGGCACCGCCACTAGATTGATTATAGAAAAATAAAAGTCCTTTATTTTTGTAAAATAGTTTTAATCTCTCAATTACGTTATGAAGACCGATACTGCTAGAAGGTTTTGATTTTATATGATAATCATGTGAAAAGCCCTTTCCGTTATCTTCTATTTTGATGAGTATATAGTTGCCCTTCTCTGTAAGTGTGAAAACAATTTTACCGCCTTCTTCTTTTCCTTCGAGACCATGTTTAAAAGCATTTTCCACAATAGGTTGAAGGGAAAGGAGTGGGATTTTGTAGTTTAAGAGATTTTCATCAATATTTTCTATAAATTGAACCCGATCAGAAAATCTAGTTTTTTGTATAGAAATATATTCTCGAAGATATTCTATCTCGTCCAAGAGTTTTACTTGTGAAGAAGGATTTCTAAGGGTATATCGAAGGAAATCTGATAAAGATTCTATTAAATCACAGGTTTCGTCAGCTCCTTCTAGGATTGAAGTTTTTGCTATTACATTTAAGGTGTTAAAAAGAAAATGAGGGTTAATTTGAGATTGTAATGCTAAAAATTGGGCTTCTTTCTCAAGTTCTGTTTTTCTTTTTACTTCTCTCATAAGGTTTTTTATTTTTTCAACCATGAGGTTGAAGGTATTTGATAAAATGGAAATTTCATCTTGACTATGGACTTGGATGTTCTCTACTTTAAAATTTCCCTTAGAAATTTCAAGGGCATTTTTAGTGATTTTTTTTATATTTTTAATCAACTTAGATGAAAATATGAAAACAAAGAGGATACTTAGAAAAATGCTTAAGGCAAATATGAATAATATTGTTTTTGAAAAATTACTATTGTGTTGAAGGATGAGGGAATAGTTTTTAAATCTGTTTTCATAAATATGGTTATTGATTTCATCTAAACCTTCAAGGATATAATTGTATACTTTTAAGGCATTATTGTAGTTTCGAATATACCTTTCATCTGCTGTGCTAAGGGCTACCCGAAAAGTACCTTCACAGTATTTTTCATAGTTAGATAAAAGTTTTTGAAGGTCTGTACATGCGTTGAAAACTTCTATTGGAGGATTTTCATTTTTAAAATCTTTTATAGCAAAGGATGCTGAATTAATAGAAGAATAGATGGTATCAATATAATTGGTAGATCTAGTTAATAAAAGATTGTCCAAAGCTATTTTACTACTGGTGATAGAGGATTTTATGTTGTTTAACATACTGATATCTTCTATAAAGTGGTTGTATTCATTAGAAATTCGATTGATGGTATAGAGGCTATAAAGGGCAACCCAGGCAAGGAGAATAAGAATCAGTAGATAGCTTACGATTAGTTTTTCGTTGATGGATATAAACTTATTCTTCATCTAAATTCTCCTTGTCTATATAGAGTAGGTCATCAAAAACAGCATCTTCAACAAAATTTCCTTTTTTTATGTCAATTATGCTTTCGATGGCTTTATTCCCTAAACTATAAGGATTTTTTATAAATACACCTTCAATAACTCCTTTTTGCACAAATCGTTTCGTTCCTTGCATACCGCCCATACCAATAATTTTAATCTTTCCTACTTTATTGAGTCTTACAAGAACTTGTCCAGCTAGGTAGGTGGAATATTCATCATTACAGATAATCCCTTTTATGTTTTTATTTTTTATGACCATATCTTCTATGATTTTATAGGTATTTACCTTTTTTTCATCCATATAGGAAACATCGATGATGTTTATTTTTTCATATTCATTTGCTTTATTATAGATACCTGTGAGTCTTAAAGTGTTTTCTTCACTGCTCATGATGAGTCCAATTTCTCCATGATCATTTAAAACTTCAAAAAGCTTTTCAGCCATCATATTTCCTGCATAATAATGATTGATTCCGATATAAGCATTTCTTTTACTATCTAAAACGTCCCCATCTATAGTAATAAAGGGAATATTTCTTTCAATAGATTTATTGACTAAGTTTTTATAGTCATTATCATTGAGTGTATAAGAAATGATTCCATCACAATCAGATTCTATTGCTCGATCGATCCTAGAAAGATGTTTTTCTTTATTAAAATAGTTGATTTTTAGAATACTGACACTTACATTATTTTCATTGGCAGACACAACAATACCTTTACTGATTTTGTCCCAATAATCATTTTCTTCTTTTGGAATGAAAATAAAGTGATAATCTTTATTTTTTATATAGGACAAAGGATTTGTAGCGTTGTATATACTTTGTGGACGAAGAAGAATGGTAACGATCATGAGTAGAAATATAAGAAATAAGACATATTTTTTCAATGCACATCCTCCTTTTTCAACAATATTCTAAACTTTTATTCTATTATAGCGTTTCTTCACTTTTTTGCAAGGTAAATCACAAAAAAGTGAAGAAAACGTTTTCTTGAGATTTTGAATGAACTATAATTTTAAGATTTTCGACAACTATTTCAAGATGGAACAAGCTATAATAAGTTTAAGGAAAACATTTTCACAAGGGAGG is part of the Crassaminicella profunda genome and encodes:
- a CDS encoding response regulator transcription factor, which translates into the protein MIKILIADDEPVERQGVRAIITKNFDDIEIVAEAKNGREAIEYAEEYRPDIIFLDIKMPGIDGIQAAREIRNRQKDVKIIILSAYDCFSYAKESLSLDVYDYLLKPVRRKKLIALLSEIKEVIEKEKEDRKEKLRLKENLIGIKSVMQERFISIILEENIKRIKEIVETTHLLEFNFENYFLIGIHIKNITNPTDLRELYDTSYKLLKKRNECILSSYHHILYILIEKFDFEKMDVEENLQEIYLNFRRNKNININYSFVQNQQIENLKGSILKVRKNLSIKAAKNNDYSLIERFKICHEIVHSNEKYLVEFEKIIEIITKKEFEDHTAFYFETLQILNCLQYGAYTEKEKIYFENSIQLVKDKKNSSIIKKSISQEVKNYMDDYKSKNSQIIHAIKEYILKNYHLDLKLEDLSYQFAISSYYLSKLFKQETGANFIEFLTEIRIEKAKKMLLDDIPIKEIYKKIGYSDPNYFSRVFKKITGVSPRNYKG
- a CDS encoding sensor histidine kinase — its product is MKNKFISINEKLIVSYLLILILLAWVALYSLYTINRISNEYNHFIEDISMLNNIKSSITSSKIALDNLLLTRSTNYIDTIYSSINSASFAIKDFKNENPPIEVFNACTDLQKLLSNYEKYCEGTFRVALSTADERYIRNYNNALKVYNYILEGLDEINNHIYENRFKNYSLILQHNSNFSKTILFIFALSIFLSILFVFIFSSKLIKNIKKITKNALEISKGNFKVENIQVHSQDEISILSNTFNLMVEKIKNLMREVKRKTELEKEAQFLALQSQINPHFLFNTLNVIAKTSILEGADETCDLIESLSDFLRYTLRNPSSQVKLLDEIEYLREYISIQKTRFSDRVQFIENIDENLLNYKIPLLSLQPIVENAFKHGLEGKEEGGKIVFTLTEKGNYILIKIEDNGKGFSHDYHIKSKPSSSIGLHNVIERLKLFYKNKGLLFFYNQSSGGAMIKIIIPKVE
- a CDS encoding sugar ABC transporter substrate-binding protein, which encodes MKKYVLFLIFLLMIVTILLRPQSIYNATNPLSYIKNKDYHFIFIPKEENDYWDKISKGIVVSANENNVSVSILKINYFNKEKHLSRIDRAIESDCDGIISYTLNDNDYKNLVNKSIERNIPFITIDGDVLDSKRNAYIGINHYYAGNMMAEKLFEVLNDHGEIGLIMSSEENTLRLTGIYNKANEYEKINIIDVSYMDEKKVNTYKIIEDMVIKNKNIKGIICNDEYSTYLAGQVLVRLNKVGKIKIIGMGGMQGTKRFVQKGVIEGVFIKNPYSLGNKAIESIIDIKKGNFVEDAVFDDLLYIDKENLDEE